A DNA window from bacterium contains the following coding sequences:
- a CDS encoding electron transfer flavoprotein subunit alpha/FixB family protein produces MTKRVFVLVEHRRGEIRDITYELLTKGRELASKLGGSTSGGELVALLLGYNVEKFADKIKSQSHKVFVIEDEKLKNFNAESYQIVLSNILKKEKPSLTLIGHTAFGIDLAPAIGTELNIPVATDCIGIDVEDNNLITIRQMYGGKLNARLCFSKSEQFVITVRQGAFVPQEANLNGELVTIQSPLTQEPDYRKFVEYLEAVVGEIDITKADIVVAVGRGIKEQGNLHLVDELAKSLGGVLACSRPIVDAGWLPKDRQVGSSGKTVKPKLYIAVGISGAFQHITGMKGADTIVAINKDPNAPIFNEADYGIVGDLFKVVPAIKEKIAELKPS; encoded by the coding sequence GTGACAAAAAGGGTATTTGTATTAGTTGAACATAGACGTGGTGAAATTAGAGATATAACTTATGAATTACTTACTAAAGGAAGAGAACTGGCCAGTAAATTAGGAGGTAGCACCTCAGGAGGTGAACTCGTTGCTTTACTATTGGGATACAATGTAGAAAAGTTTGCAGATAAGATTAAATCACAATCGCATAAGGTGTTTGTCATAGAGGATGAGAAGCTTAAAAACTTCAATGCTGAGTCATACCAAATTGTCCTTTCTAATATATTAAAAAAAGAAAAACCATCCCTTACACTTATTGGTCATACTGCATTTGGGATAGACCTTGCACCTGCTATTGGGACTGAACTTAATATACCAGTTGCTACAGATTGTATAGGAATAGATGTAGAGGACAATAACTTAATTACAATACGCCAGATGTATGGTGGCAAATTGAATGCAAGATTATGTTTCAGTAAGAGTGAACAATTTGTGATAACAGTGCGACAAGGAGCTTTCGTACCACAAGAAGCGAATTTGAATGGAGAACTCGTAACTATACAATCACCACTCACACAAGAACCTGATTATAGAAAGTTTGTTGAATACCTTGAAGCAGTAGTTGGTGAAATAGATATAACAAAGGCAGATATTGTTGTAGCAGTAGGCAGAGGGATAAAAGAGCAAGGGAACCTACATTTAGTTGATGAGCTTGCCAAGTCACTTGGTGGCGTCCTTGCCTGCTCACGGCCAATTGTAGATGCAGGCTGGCTCCCAAAGGATAGGCAAGTGGGTTCATCTGGTAAGACAGTGAAGCCAAAGCTCTACATAGCTGTCGGAATATCGGGTGCATTCCAGCATATTACAGGGATGAAAGGGGCAGATACTATTGTAGCTATAAACAAAGACCCAAATGCACCTATATTTAACGAGGCAGATTACGGGATAGTAGGTGACTTATTCAAAGTAGTACCTGCAATTAAAGAAAAAATAGCTGAATTAAAGCCAAGCTGA
- a CDS encoding MGMT family protein: protein MGDKFKSRTFWREKLEKELPSHGKLVDIPPKMQKRFGIGKMLIPKPLDVDALIRKIPEGKLVTVEQIRERLAKDYHADTTCPLTTGIFIRIAAETSEEDLINGEKKITPYWRVIKRDGSLNEKLPGGIEAQATRLRREGHLIEPGRGKKPPKVRDFEKYLQKL, encoded by the coding sequence ATGGGTGATAAATTTAAATCACGCACGTTTTGGCGAGAAAAATTAGAAAAAGAACTCCCAAGTCACGGTAAATTAGTTGATATTCCGCCAAAGATGCAAAAAAGATTTGGTATAGGTAAAATGCTTATCCCTAAGCCTCTTGATGTAGATGCTCTAATACGCAAGATTCCGGAAGGAAAGCTTGTCACAGTAGAGCAAATTAGAGAGCGGTTAGCTAAGGATTATCATGCTGATACTACTTGTCCACTGACAACTGGAATTTTTATCAGGATAGCAGCTGAGACATCGGAAGAAGACCTAATAAATGGAGAGAAAAAAATAACACCGTATTGGCGGGTAATCAAGAGAGATGGTAGCCTAAATGAAAAATTACCCGGTGGCATAGAGGCACAAGCGACGCGTTTAAGGCGGGAAGGACACTTAATTGAACCGGGAAGGGGAAAGAAGCCGCCTAAGGTGAGAGATTTTGAAAAATATTTGCAAAAGCTGTAA
- a CDS encoding T9SS type A sorting domain-containing protein, whose amino-acid sequence MKKFSTMSEFLSRLPRVKAGRRMLMLILIAMISVVTLFNCVWCGWNAVRIGTCPGWLYQVVGDGRNDGIQRVYVSGFNGHIYEWTYLKANLGPPYTAFAAVAIGEWTKRWYDMNRVYCPDGHSPYLREYSWNSSYYEESVITLPSYRLCKAAVGSGRNDLVNRVYVSCGGGYVYELTYSAGNWQQVDICPSAPMLSRYGLWLGRTKSDSKNSKIRVYTTAQFGNIREHSWDGSAWVDTVVDAVTGASADLTVGRGRNDDTNRIYATHRNGSIYEFTNTDPYVGVKENPKLEVYPNPFAQMTEIRFQILNGTPKMPVSVRVYDMAGRLVKTLIDKKENTEVYTVVWNREDDFGNRVASGIYFCKLETGKSISFKKLVMLNGN is encoded by the coding sequence ATGAAAAAGTTTAGCACAATGAGTGAGTTCCTGTCTCGTCTGCCTCGCGTCAAGGCAGGAAGGAGGATGCTCATGTTGATATTGATAGCGATGATATCAGTTGTTACTCTCTTCAATTGCGTATGGTGTGGTTGGAACGCAGTAAGAATAGGGACATGCCCTGGTTGGCTTTACCAAGTGGTGGGAGATGGTAGAAATGATGGTATACAAAGGGTGTATGTATCGGGGTTCAATGGTCATATATACGAATGGACTTATTTAAAGGCTAATTTGGGTCCTCCCTATACAGCTTTTGCAGCAGTTGCAATTGGGGAATGGACGAAACGATGGTATGATATGAATAGAGTCTATTGTCCTGATGGGCATTCTCCATACCTCAGAGAGTACAGTTGGAATAGCTCCTATTATGAGGAGTCAGTCATCACTTTACCCTCGTATCGGTTGTGTAAAGCAGCTGTTGGCTCTGGTAGGAATGATTTAGTGAACAGAGTTTATGTTTCTTGTGGAGGGGGGTATGTTTATGAACTCACATACTCTGCAGGGAATTGGCAACAGGTTGACATATGCCCAAGTGCGCCTATGCTCAGCCGTTACGGATTATGGCTTGGTAGAACAAAGAGTGACAGTAAAAACAGTAAAATACGAGTATACACTACAGCACAATTTGGTAATATCCGTGAGCACTCATGGGATGGTAGTGCATGGGTTGACACTGTTGTTGACGCTGTTACAGGTGCGTCTGCTGATTTGACTGTTGGTAGAGGTAGAAATGATGATACAAACCGAATCTATGCTACACATAGAAATGGCAGCATATATGAATTTACTAATACTGACCCCTATGTGGGAGTGAAAGAAAACCCAAAACTTGAAGTCTATCCTAATCCATTTGCTCAAATGACAGAAATCAGATTCCAAATCCTAAATGGGACTCCTAAAATGCCAGTTAGTGTAAGAGTGTATGATATGGCTGGTAGATTGGTAAAAACTCTAATAGATAAGAAGGAGAACACGGAAGTATACACGGTTGTTTGGAATAGAGAGGATGATTTTGGGAATAGAGTTGCATCAGGCATTTACTTCTGTAAGTTAGAGACTGGGAAGTCCATTAGCTTCAAGAAATTAGTTATGTTAAATGGAAACTAA
- a CDS encoding FlgD immunoglobulin-like domain containing protein gives MGPVVSIEETELFNPIPKVFSLSQNWPNPTTGLTTIRYGLPKEVSPQDSYVDIRIYDISGRVVRRLVNGFQPAGYYTINWDGKDDEGKSLPSGMYFYHLESDGYTAARVLVLMR, from the coding sequence ATGGGACCTGTTGTTAGTATAGAAGAAACTGAATTATTTAACCCAATCCCAAAGGTATTCAGCTTATCACAGAACTGGCCTAATCCAACAACCGGGCTCACAACCATCAGATATGGACTTCCAAAAGAGGTATCACCTCAAGATAGCTATGTAGATATCAGAATATACGACATTAGTGGCAGAGTGGTAAGAAGATTAGTAAATGGTTTCCAGCCTGCCGGCTACTATACTATCAACTGGGATGGCAAGGATGATGAAGGTAAATCGCTACCGTCTGGCATGTATTTTTACCATCTTGAATCCGATGGTTATACGGCAGCTAGAGTACTCGTCCTGATGAGATAA
- a CDS encoding acyl-CoA dehydrogenase: protein MNFDLTADQKMLQETVRKFAKTELEPVAAELDKTQEFPWLNIKKLAKLGLLGVIVPEKYGGAGFDFVSLAIAIEEISRVCATTGVIVAVNNSLTAYPIYQFGNEEQRNKWLPPLCKGEKLGAIGITEPNAGSDVASMESTARLDGNSYILNGTKRFITNAGEAGIFVVFAYTNKEMKHKGISAFVVERDTPGFTLGKHEDLMGIRATANCELIFEDAKIPKENLLGKEGNGFKICMHTLDVSRIDIGAQAVGIAQGALDSALSYSKERRAFGQPICEFEMVQSMLADMATQIQAARLLVYYAGFCKDKGMPRFSKEASMAKWFASEAAVNVTRKAVQIYGGYGYTKDYPVERYYRDAKILELYEGTSEIQKIVIARDLLK, encoded by the coding sequence ATGAATTTTGATTTAACTGCTGACCAGAAGATGCTACAGGAGACAGTGAGAAAGTTTGCTAAGACAGAACTTGAGCCTGTAGCAGCTGAACTGGACAAGACACAGGAGTTTCCGTGGCTGAATATTAAGAAGCTTGCTAAACTTGGGCTACTTGGTGTGATAGTGCCAGAAAAGTATGGGGGTGCAGGATTTGACTTTGTATCTCTTGCAATAGCGATTGAAGAGATATCAAGAGTTTGTGCCACTACAGGCGTGATTGTAGCAGTCAATAACTCACTTACTGCGTATCCTATTTATCAATTTGGGAATGAAGAACAAAGAAATAAGTGGCTACCCCCACTATGCAAAGGTGAAAAACTTGGTGCTATCGGGATAACTGAGCCAAATGCAGGCTCTGATGTTGCGAGTATGGAGTCAACTGCAAGACTTGACGGCAATTCCTATATACTTAATGGGACAAAGAGATTCATTACAAATGCAGGTGAGGCAGGTATATTTGTTGTCTTTGCGTATACTAATAAAGAAATGAAACACAAAGGAATAAGTGCATTTGTAGTTGAACGGGATACACCAGGATTTACACTCGGAAAGCACGAAGACCTTATGGGTATACGAGCAACTGCTAACTGTGAACTTATCTTTGAAGATGCTAAGATACCAAAAGAAAACTTACTTGGTAAAGAAGGTAATGGCTTCAAGATATGTATGCATACACTTGATGTGTCAAGAATAGACATAGGAGCGCAAGCAGTAGGCATAGCTCAAGGTGCGCTTGATTCAGCACTGAGCTATTCAAAAGAGCGTAGGGCTTTTGGTCAGCCAATATGTGAGTTTGAGATGGTCCAGTCAATGCTTGCTGATATGGCAACACAGATACAGGCGGCAAGGTTACTTGTGTATTATGCGGGCTTCTGTAAAGATAAAGGGATGCCAAGATTCTCAAAAGAAGCCTCTATGGCAAAATGGTTTGCATCTGAGGCTGCAGTGAATGTCACAAGAAAGGCAGTCCAAATCTATGGCGGCTATGGATATACTAAAGATTATCCGGTAGAGCGATACTATCGTGATGCTAAGATACTTGAGCTTTATGAAGGGACATCAGAGATACAAAAGATAGTGATTGCAAGAGACTTGTTAAAATAA
- a CDS encoding electron transfer flavoprotein subunit beta/FixA family protein, which yields MMDIIVCIKRVPETAESEIKVDASGKDIIKERLTFDINESDNYGLEEAILLKEKFGGSVTLVSVGPPEVEDILRMGLAKGADTAIRVTDEKFKELDAFATAKLLQSVVKVACSKFDIIFTGCMANDDGCSQVGPTLAELLGIPHATLVTNIEIKESIAKVQRELEGGLLEVLEIKLPALFTIQTGINEPRYASLIAIRRAAAKEIKVIDAKMLGIDELATKTRIDSLFPPPIGKRAQIIEGTPDEVATKVTGIFKEKGLV from the coding sequence ATGATGGACATAATTGTTTGTATAAAGAGAGTGCCAGAAACTGCAGAGTCAGAGATTAAAGTAGATGCCTCTGGTAAGGATATAATAAAGGAACGGCTTACTTTTGACATCAACGAATCCGATAACTACGGCCTTGAGGAGGCAATCCTACTAAAAGAAAAGTTTGGTGGCTCAGTTACATTAGTGTCAGTTGGGCCACCTGAGGTCGAAGATATACTCCGAATGGGGCTTGCTAAAGGTGCAGATACAGCAATAAGGGTGACAGATGAAAAGTTTAAGGAGCTCGATGCATTTGCGACTGCAAAGCTACTTCAGTCTGTGGTCAAAGTGGCTTGCAGTAAGTTTGATATTATTTTTACTGGCTGTATGGCTAACGATGATGGATGCTCTCAAGTTGGACCTACACTTGCTGAATTACTCGGTATCCCACATGCTACATTAGTAACTAATATTGAGATAAAAGAGAGTATAGCTAAAGTACAGAGGGAACTTGAAGGTGGCTTACTTGAGGTTTTAGAAATAAAACTACCCGCCCTATTCACTATTCAGACAGGTATCAACGAGCCAAGATATGCTTCTCTCATTGCTATAAGAAGGGCAGCGGCTAAAGAAATCAAAGTGATTGATGCAAAAATGTTAGGAATTGATGAATTAGCGACAAAAACAAGAATTGATAGCTTGTTCCCACCCCCTATTGGGAAGCGGGCACAAATTATAGAAGGGACACCAGATGAAGTAGCAACTAAAGTTACAGGTATATTTAAAGAAAAGGGATTGGTGTGA